In Opitutus sp., one genomic interval encodes:
- a CDS encoding sugar transferase — MPIKRTYPRTQNALLLIQFTGDAAMALGGLLSAYWLRFHGPLASFGNVSPPASLYSYLPLITIGTIFFLASFAYLKIYDGRLLLRPYRAYILFAKAMAFWFALFLGTSLALKFEPAISRIFVAAACLTTFGLITLWRLIFSTMLNRSDYRDRLIQQVVILGWSHDADRLVNSINGDPRHPYNVCGIINTHHEPEFIRHPCPVLGNFEDMEKILTTELIDIVIVADLKLTPEQLAATVTLTERLYVQFKIVPSFFRIFLSNLHLQTISGVPVLGLDQLRLARWGNSMVKRSVDLVGAVVGLIGGLPIMFILSMLIVRESPGSVIYRQVRTGRNGKPFTIYKLRSMRLDAEKNGAQWAVANDDRRLKIGEFMRAWNLDELPQFWNVLIGDMSLVGPRPERPELIEKFEHEIPHYNPRHMVRPGVTGWAQVNGLRGNTSLVDRINYDLYYIENWTVSFDFLIMARTFIRNKNAY; from the coding sequence ATGCCCATCAAGCGCACGTATCCGCGAACCCAAAACGCCCTGCTGTTAATTCAGTTTACGGGTGACGCGGCCATGGCACTCGGAGGCCTGCTCAGCGCCTACTGGCTGCGCTTCCACGGTCCACTCGCAAGCTTCGGCAACGTCAGTCCGCCCGCCTCGCTTTACTCCTATCTGCCGCTCATTACCATCGGCACGATTTTCTTCCTTGCCAGCTTCGCCTACCTGAAAATCTACGACGGACGCCTGCTGCTGCGCCCCTACCGCGCCTACATCCTCTTCGCCAAGGCTATGGCGTTCTGGTTTGCCCTCTTCCTCGGCACCTCCCTTGCCCTTAAATTTGAGCCCGCCATTTCACGCATTTTTGTCGCGGCTGCCTGCCTGACCACCTTTGGCCTTATAACCCTTTGGCGCTTAATTTTTAGCACCATGCTCAACCGCAGCGATTACCGTGATCGCCTGATCCAGCAAGTGGTTATCCTCGGCTGGAGCCACGATGCCGACCGCTTGGTTAACTCCATCAATGGCGACCCTCGTCACCCCTATAACGTTTGCGGCATTATCAACACCCACCATGAACCGGAGTTTATCCGCCACCCCTGCCCCGTTCTGGGAAATTTCGAGGACATGGAAAAAATCCTCACCACCGAGCTTATCGACATCGTCATCGTGGCGGACCTCAAACTCACCCCCGAACAACTCGCCGCCACCGTCACCCTCACTGAACGGCTTTACGTGCAATTCAAAATAGTCCCCTCTTTTTTCCGCATCTTCCTCTCCAACCTCCACCTGCAAACCATTTCAGGCGTCCCCGTCCTTGGCCTCGATCAACTCCGTCTGGCGCGGTGGGGCAACTCGATGGTTAAACGCAGCGTGGACCTCGTCGGGGCGGTGGTGGGGCTCATTGGTGGACTGCCCATCATGTTCATTTTGAGCATGCTCATTGTGCGCGAGAGTCCTGGATCGGTCATCTACCGGCAAGTGCGCACCGGCCGCAACGGCAAGCCATTCACCATTTATAAACTCCGTTCGATGCGGCTTGATGCGGAGAAAAACGGTGCCCAGTGGGCGGTGGCCAACGATGATCGCCGACTCAAGATCGGCGAATTCATGCGCGCATGGAATCTCGACGAGCTGCCCCAGTTTTGGAATGTCCTGATCGGCGACATGAGCCTGGTAGGGCCCCGCCCCGAGCGCCCGGAGCTGATCGAGAAATTCGAACACGAAATTCCCCACTACAACCCCCGCCACATGGTGCGCCCCGGGGTGACCGGTTGGGCACAAGTCAACGGCCTACGGGGCAACACCAGCCTAGTGGACCGGATCAACTACGACCTTTATTATATCGAAAACTGGACGGTCTCGTTCGATTTCCTGATTATGGCCCGCACCTTCATCCGTAACAAAAACGCCTATTAA